A portion of the Lolium rigidum isolate FL_2022 chromosome 1, APGP_CSIRO_Lrig_0.1, whole genome shotgun sequence genome contains these proteins:
- the LOC124699390 gene encoding putative F-box/FBD/LRR-repeat protein At5g44950: MEATAFRAAKQANLEELDLISLLPDEILGTIISLLHIEEGARTAILSRRWRHLWRSSPLNLDDGSHLWFLPNARQVASKILSEHQGDGRCLKVRHIYGADFDGWIKSPALDNLQEIDLRIGSLPPSVLRFAPTLRVAVFSCCSFFLKDTPRTFSFPHLKELSLSSVAMREETLHSVLSGCPVLESLLIDNCTGLRRLVINSQTLRSIAVCDDGLMAKQFDFIKVDHIDEIVIQDAPRLERFIRSLQFKPTPIIRVIRAPKLEILGPMTDDITKFKLGTTASEEIADGSLNTTMRSVKVLHLNSVGPNLSAVVRFLKLFPCLEKLYIMNSRKKTKKNRQHPGTQDPIECLDHLKELVLRIYRFGDKQELDFAKFFVLNAEVLELMAFAVHYNRHNVDRKIQHKLLKFDSRAFPESLTSSIVFFLSALIWAYSPLLLNLIVQLLRLLSMPTPRMEWLAPETVMFLPMFLNSF; encoded by the exons ATGGAGGCCACGGCGTTTCGCGCAGCCAAGCAGGCGAATCTGGAAGAACTCGATCTCATTAGCCTCCTCCCCGACGAGATCCTTGGCACCATCATCTCCCTCCTCCACATCGAGGAAGGCGCGCGCACTGCCATCCTCTCCCGCCGTTGGCGCCACCTGTGGCGCTCCTCTCCGCTCAACCTCGACGATGGCAGCCACCTCTGGTTTCTTCCCAATGCCAGGCAAGTCGCATCCAAGATTCTCTCCGAGCACCAGGGCGACGGGCGCTGCCTCAAGGTCCGTCACATCTACGGCGCCGACTTCGATGGCTGGATCAAGTCCCCCGCCCTTGATAATCTCCAGGAGATCGACCTCCGGATCGGATCGCTGCCTCCATCGGTGCTCCGATTCGCACCGACCCTTCGTGTGGCCGTCTTCTCCTGCTGCAGCTTCTTCCTCAAGGACACGCCCCGGACTTTCAGTTTCCCGCACCTCAAGGAACTCTCCTTGAGCTCGGTTGCCATGCGGGAAGAAACACTCCACAGCGTTCTCTCCGGATGCCCTGTCCTCGAGAGCCTGCTGATTGACAATTGCACTGGCCTCAGGCGCCTGGTGATTAACTCGCAGACTCTCAGGAGCATCGCAGTCTGTGACGATGGGCTGATGGCTAAACAATTTGATTTCATTAAAGTTGACCACATAGATGAAATAGTGATCCAGGATGCCCCTCGCCTGGAAAGATTCATCAGGTCTCTTCAGTTTAAGCCCACTCCAATCATCCGTGTAATCAGGGCGCCCAAGCTGGAGATCTTGGGTCCAATGACGGATGATATTACTAAATTTAAACTTGGAACCACAGCTTCTGAG GAGATAGCTGATGGCAGCTTGAATACGACGATGCGCAGTGTGAAAGTTTTGCACCTCAATTCAGTTGGCCCTAATCTTAGTGCAGTTGTTCGCTTCCTCAAACTCTTTCCTTGCTTGGAGAAGTTGTACATCATG AATTCTcggaagaaaacaaaaaagaatagACAGCATCCTGGCACCCAAGATCCTATCGAATGCCTTGACCATCTGAAAGAACTTGTGTTACGGATTTACAGGTTTGGCGACAAGCAGGAGCTTGACTTTGCCAAATTCTTTGTTCTGAATGCTGAAGTGCTAGAGCTGATGGCATTTGCTGTCCATTACAACAGACATAATGTTGATCGGAAGATACAGCACAAGCTCCTTAAGTTTGACAGTAGGGCTTTTCCAG AATCACTCACGAGCTCCATAGTCTTCTTTCTTTCTGCATTGATATGGGCGTACAGCCCTCTGTTGCTGAATCTGATTGTTCAGCTGTTGCGTCTACTGTCAATGCCAACTCCCAG AATGGAATGGTTGGCACCTGAGACTGTCATGTTCCTGCCCATGTTCCTCAACTCTTTCTGA
- the LOC124684809 gene encoding plant intracellular Ras-group-related LRR protein 4-like has protein sequence MGSGAVEPEAFGTVEGVVGEITRLHRSLPPRPPPEDVEAADALARAADREERARLDAVESLRRAPAVPEELFYVAQDMHRALAAFRCRDQKRDAARLLDLDALHNLFDDLITRASHCVPSSSSSSRAAAPPRVASNGGASTSSSSYSSAGPVVAVSDRSSFATNGGFSAVGTSMGRVSMDDSYVNKAKAAVWDGGVVTANSRPPRGAVAAAHSLPVPMDTSYGDGTEKLSLIKLASMIEVAAKKGAQELNLQAKLMAQIEWIPDSIGKLTGLVTLDISENRLVSLPETIGKLFSLARLDLHANRIAQLPDSVGDLRSLIYLDLRGNQLTALPSSIGRLVNLQELDVGANRIVSLPDSIGSLTRLKKLLVETNDLDELPYTIGQCVSLVELNAGYNHLKALPEAVGKLESLEILAVRYNNIRSLPTTMATLTNLKELDASFNELESIPENFCFATSLVKLNVGNNFADMQSLPRSIGNFELLEELDISNNQIKVLPDSFRTLKRLRVLRAEENPLQVPPREIALKGAQAAVQYMEEYATKKATKPQPVKGRNTWAQFCFFSGPNKRKHDRIEDTDT, from the exons ATGGGCAGTGGCGCGGTGGAGCCGGAGGCGTTCGGCACGGTGGAGGGGGTGGTGGGGGAGATCACGCGCCTGCACCGGTCACTTCCCCCGCGGCCGCCGCCCGAGGACGTGGAGGCGGCGGACGCGCTGGCGCGCGCCGCGGACCGCGAGGAGCGCGCGCGCCTCGACGCCGTCGAGTCCCTCCGGCGGGCCCCCGCCGTGCCCGAGGAGCTCTTCTACGTCGCGCAGGACATGCACCGCGCGCTCGCGGCCTTCCGCTGCCGGGACCAGAAGCGCGACGCCGCGCGCCTCCTCGACCTCGACGCCCTGCACAACCTCTTCGACGACCTCATCACGCGCGCCTCACACTGcgtgccctcctcctcctcctccagccgcgctgcCGCCCCGCCGCGAGTCGCCAGCAACGGCGGCGCCAGTACCTCCTCGTCCAGCTACTCCTCGGCGGGGCCGGTGGTGGCTGTCTCCGACCGCTCATCTTTCGCCACCAACGGCGGCTTCAGTGCCGTGGGCACCAGCATGGGCCGTGTCTCCATGGATGACAGCTACGTCAACAAGGCCAAGGCCGCAGTGTGGGATGGCGGGGTTGTCACAGCCAACTCACGTCCTCCGCGAGGAGCCGTCGCCGCGGCACACTCCCTGCCGGTTCCAATGGATACCAGTTATG GAGATGGTACCGAGAAATTGAGCCTCATTAAGCTAGCTAGCATGATTGAAGTGGCCGCGAAGAAAGGCGCTCAGGAACTCAACTTGCAAGCAAAACTCATGGCCCAGATTGAGTGGATACCTGATTCAATCGGAAAGCTCACTGGTCTTGTTACCCTCGATATTTCAGAGAACCGGCTTGTGTCTTTGCCAGAAACTATCGGGAAGCTTTTCTCTTTGGCGAGGCTGGATCTTCATGCTAATCGAATCGCTCAACTCCCTGACTCGGTCGGGGATCTTCGCAGCTTGATTTACCTCGATCTCAGGGGCAATCAGCTGACAGCATTGCCCTCTAGTATCGGCAGGTTGGTGAACCTTCAGGAGCTTGATGTGGGTGCGAACCGGATTGTCTCACTACCTGATTCAATAGGAAGCCTTACACGCCTGAAGAAGTTACTGGTCGAGACAAACGACCTTGATGAGCTACCTTACACAATCGGTCAGTGTGTTTCACTGGTCGAACTGAATGCAGGCTATAATCACCTGAAGGCTCTTCCAGAGGCTGTTGGGAAGCTAGAATCTCTGGAGATCCTTGCTGTGAGGTACAACAATATCAGGAGCCTTCCAACTACAATGGCCACTCTCACTAACCTCAAGGAGCTTGACGCCAGCTTCAACGAGCTTGAGTCAATTCCTGAGAACTTTTGTTTCGCGACTTCTCTTGTTAAACTGAATGTCGGGAACAACTTTGCTGACATGCAATCTCTGCCTCGCTCTATTGGCAACTTTGAGCTGCTGGAAGAGTTGGATATAAGCAATAATCAGATCAAGGTTCTTCCAGATTCCTTTAGAACTCTGAAGCGGCTCCGTGTGCTTCGTGCAGAAGAGAATCCTCTACAGGTGCCACCAAGGGAGATAGCTTTGAAGGGAGCGCAG GCGGCCGTCCAATACATGGAGGAATATGCTACCAAGAAAGCTACGAAGCCACAGCCAGTGAAGGGAAGGAACACTTGGGCTCAGTTCTGCTTTTTCTCCGGTCCTAACAAAAGAAAGCATGATCGGATAGAAGACACTGATACATGA